One Oryza brachyantha chromosome 3, ObraRS2, whole genome shotgun sequence DNA segment encodes these proteins:
- the LOC102719851 gene encoding protein LURP-one-related 11-like: MALLRLPSVKLWRAMVRVHSSCSSSPSPTPSVSEKLEEAGAPPRWQPTAASTTKRHWSEQREVFTIWMKSLVLNGSGCTVYDSGGRIVYRVDNYSSRSAADVCVMDLAGNVVVQILKRRSLGHLVGRWDGYRCRGSGGEQQEETPPPTARPWFKVVSKAWRGGGGPCCEFRSDADGRAVRYRMVDGARRRRLREAAAPPHAGCRIVDGATGAAVAEVRRKTTTAGVALGDDVLTLVVEPNVEHSLILALLLVHA, translated from the coding sequence ATGGCGCTACTGCGGCTGCCTAGCGTTAAGCTCTGGAGAGCAATGGTGAGGGTGCACTCTTCCtgttcgtcgtcgccgtcgccgacgccgtcggtGTCGGAGAAGCTGGAAGAGGCTGGTGCTCCTCCTCGCTGGCAGCCAACGGCGGCGAGTACAACAAAGCGGCACTGGAGCGAGCAGCGGgaggtgttcaccatctggaTGAAGTCGCTGGTGCTCAACGGCAGCGGGTGCACCGTGTACGACTCCGGCGGCCGCATCGTCTACCGCGTCGACAACTACAGCTCCcgcagcgccgccgacgtctGCGTCATGGACCTCGCCGGCAACGTCGTCGTGCAGATCCTCAAGAGGAGGAGCCTCGGTCACTTGGTCGGGAGGTGGGACGGGTACCGGTGtcggggcagcggcggcgagcagcaggaggagacgccgccgccgacggcgcgacCGTGGTTCAAGGTGGTGAGCAaggcgtggcgcggcggcggcggcccgtgCTGCGAGTTCAGGAGCGACGCCGACGGGCGCGCCGTGCGGTACAGGATGGTCGACGGCGCCCGCCGGAGGCGGctgcgggaggcggcggcgccgccgcacgccgggTGCAGGATCGTGGACGGCGcgacgggcgcggcggtggcggaggtgaggaggaagacgacgacggcgggggtGGCGCTGGGCGACGACGTGCTGACGCTGGTGGTGGAGCCCAACGTGGAGCACTCCCTCATCCTGGCGCTCCTGCTCGTGCATGCATGA
- the LOC102707566 gene encoding uncharacterized protein LOC102707566 isoform X2 has protein sequence MEALTGAVNRLEAILRPGEAVSNSAGHKRSALAKDLQAKLKEVKDLADGIAKKRLPPVANRRQEPWCRLISQHAKNPSIPINASHFTVGYATHHNLRLEGSYTNSLVCRLKHAKQRGALLETYESKVVRVNGKALDKNAKITLSGGDEVVFSSPVRHAYIFEQLPEEKSSTSAISSTWCSIQQGQHSLIKDFKDIFSSKEPKVTSFYFGKGRPPLMPVGSSSDPDLVSSLCKTMEDQFNSEENTPFSWCPLLKEDLKNATIHPSDISETFDSCPYYLSENTQSALQSSAFVNLHCKDYIKFTKDISSLGQRVLLSGPTGTDIYQQYLVKALAKHFDARLLTVDSSMLFGGKTTKESESYKKGDRVRYIGSLQSTGIILDGESPPDFGSQGEICLPFEENRSSKVGVRFDEQIPGGIDLGGNCEVDHGLFCSVDSLCLDAPGWEIRSKHPFDVIIQFISEEIEHGPLILFLKDTERICGNNDSYRALKRKLKYFPAGAFIIGSHVQPDDHKEKANGSSLLLSKFPYSQAILDFAFQDFDRGTDKNKETSKAMKHLTKLFPNKVTIQPPRDELERSKWNQMLDRDVQVLKGNANISKIRSFLVKMGLECNDLETVCIKDRILTNECIDKIVGFALSHELKHSTIPDPSSGVCFTLSSESLKHGVDMLESVESNPKSSNLRKSLKDIATENEFEKRLLADVIPPEEIGVTFEDIGALESVKETLKELVMLPLQRPELFSRGQLMKPCKGILLFGPPGTGKTMLAKAVATEAGANFINISMSSISSKWFGEGEKFVKAVFSLASKISPSVIFVDEVDGMLGRRENPGEHEAMRKMKNEFMVNWDGLRTKDKERVLVLAATNRPFDLDEAVVRRLPRRLMVNLPDASNRRKILSVILAKEDLAADVDLEAVASLTEGYSGSDLKNLCITAAHLPIKDILEKEKKEKALAEAENRPLPQSYSSNDVRALRLSDFKQAHEQVCASVSSDSTNMNELVQWNDLYGEGGSRKKTTLSYFM, from the exons ATGGAGGCTCTGACCGGCGCCGTGAATAGGCTGGAGGCCATATTGAGGCCTGGGGAGGCGGTGTCGAATTCGGCCG GTCATAAGCGCAGCGCTCTTGCTAAGGATTTGCAAGCAAAGTTGAAGGAAGTGAAGGATTTGGCGGATGGCATCGCCAAAAAACGGCTGCCCCCAGTGGCCAACAGACGCCAGGAGCCCTGGTGCAGGTTAATATCCCAGCATGCTAAG AATCCTTCCATTCCTATTAATGCCTCCCATTTTACTGTTGGTTATGCAACACACCATAACCTGAGACTGGAAGGGTCATATACCAACTCACTTGTTTGTAGATTAAAGCATGCTAAG CAGCGAGGTGCTCTTCTTGAAACCTACGAGTCCAAAGTTGTTCGTGTAAATGGCAAGGCTCTGGACAAGAATGCTAAAATTACATTATCTGGAGGGGATGAAGTTGTCTTTAGTTCACCTGTGAGGCATGCTTAT ATATTTGAGCAACTTCCAGAGGAGAAATCAAGCACATCAGCAATCTCCTCTACTTGGTGTAGTATTCAGCAGGGGCAGCATTCGCTTATCAAAGATTTTAAGgatattttttcatctaaGGAGCCCAAAGTAACATCATTTTACTTTGGAAAGGGTCGACCTCCTTTGATGCCTGTTG GATCATCATCTGATCCAGATCTGGTCAGTAGTTTATGTAAAACAATGGAGGACCAGTTTAACTCTGAAGAAAACACACCATTTTCTTGGTGTCCATTATTGAAGGAGGATTTGAAAAATGCAACAATTCACCCTAGTGATATCTCTGAGACATTTGATAGCTGTCCATATTATCTAAG TGAGAATACACAATCTGCTCTCCAGTCATCAGCATTTGTAAATTTGCATTGCAAGGACTATATCAAGTTCACAAAAGATATCTCTTCTCTTGGTCAGCGAGTACTGCTGTCTGGTCCAACAG GAACTGATATCTACCAACAATATCTGGTTAAGGCACTTGCGAAACACTTTGATGCTAGGTTGCTCACTGTAGACTCTTCCATGCTGTTTGGT GGGAAGACTACAAAGGAATCAGAATCATACAAAAAGG GTGATAGAGTGAGGTACATTGGTTCGTTACAGTCAACAGGCATTATCCTTGATGGAGAAAG TCCTCCAGATTTTGGTTCACAAGGTGAAATATGTCTTCCTTTCGAAGAGAATAGATCATCAAAGGTTGGAGTAAGATTTGATGAACAAATTCCGGGAGGTATTGATCTAGGAGGCAATTGTGAAGTtgatcatggtttattttgttcaG TTGATTCTTTATGCCTCGATGCTCCAGGATGGGAAATTAGATCTAAACATCCATTTGATGTGATTATTCAG TTTATCTCTGAAGAAATTGAGCATGGTCCTCTAATCCTATTTTTGAAGGACACTGAAAGAATCTGTGGGAATAATGATTCATATCGTGCTCTCAAGAGAAAGCTTAAATATTTCCCAGCAGGTGCTTTTATTATTGGTTCTCACGTACAGCCTGATGATCACAAAGAGAAG GCAAATGGCAGTTCTCTACTTCTTTCGAAGTTCCCATACAGTCAAGCGATACTTGACTTTGCATTTCAG GACTTTGATCGTGGAACTGACAAGAACAAAGAAACATCAAAGGCGATGAAGCATCTTACCAAGCTTTTCCCAAATAAAGTGACAATCCAGCCACCCAGA GATGAACTTGAGCGTTCAAAGTGGAACCAGATGCTAGATCGAGATGTTCAAGTTCTTAAAGGAAATGCAAACATTTCAAAAATTCGCTCA TTTCTAGTAAAGATGGGCTTGGAATGCAATGATCTTGAAACAGTATGTATTAAAGACCGTATCCTAACAAATGAGT GTATTGATAAAATAGTTGGTTTTGCTTTAAGTCATGAACTTAAGCACTCTACAATTCCAGACCCTTCAAGTGGCGTATGCTTCACTCTATCTAGTGAAAG CCTTAAGCATGGTGTCGACATGTTGGAAAGTGTGGAATCTAATCCGAAGAGCAGCAACTTAAGGAAGTCGCTCAAG GATATTGCTACTGAGAACGAATTTGAAAAGCGGCTTCTTGCTGATGTTATCCCCCCAGAAGAAATAGGTGTCACCTTTGAGGACATTGGGGCACTGGAAAGTGTCAAGGAAACTCTTAAGGAATTAGTGATGCTACCTTTGCAAAGACCTGAATTGTTTTCCAGAGGTCAACTTATGAAG CCATGCAAAGGAATACTACTTTTTGGCCCGCCTGGTACAGGAAAGACGATGCTGGCTAAAGCTGTGGCTACAGAGGCTGGTGCgaatttcataaatatatcaatGTCGAGCATCTCTTCAAAG TGGTTTGGTGAAGGTGAGAAGTTTGTGAAAGCTGTATTTTCACTGGCAAGCAAAATTTCTCCAAGTGTTATTTTCGTTGATGAG GTCGACGGCATGTTGGGTAGGCGTGAAAACCCTGGAGAACATGAAGCCATGCGTAAGATGAAAAATGAGTTTATGGTGAACTGGGATGGTCTAAGAACAAAAGATAAAGAACGTGTATTAGTACTTGCTGCAACTAATAGACCATTTGACCTTGATGAGGCTGTTGTTAGGAGGCTTCCTAGGCG GTTGATGGTGAATCTGCCAGATGCttcaaatagaagaaaaattcTTAGTGTGATACTAGCTAAAGAAGATTTGGCTGCGGATGTGGATCTTGAAGCTGTAGCTAGCTTGACGGAAGGGTATTCAGGCAGTGATCTCAAG AATCTGTGTATTACTGCTGCTCATCTTCCTATTAAAGATATCCTtgaaaaggagaagaag GAGAAAGCTTTAGCAGAGGCAGAAAATAGACCACTACCCCAATCATATTCGAGTAATGATGTTCGTGCCTTGAGACTAAGTGATTTCAAACAGGCACATGAACAG GTTTGTGCAAGCGTGTCTTCGGATTCAACTAACATGAATGAACTTGTTCAATGGAATGATCTTTATGGAGAAGGTGGATCGAGAAAAAAGACAACTCTAAGCTACTTTATGTAG
- the LOC102707566 gene encoding uncharacterized protein LOC102707566 isoform X1, producing the protein MVDTRRSAAAKRPAAADAEEEKAAAGVGEREGEGEAGSAEAAGTGAAAAGSTSGRRPAKRGKVVATAEAHSGKEEEEAAAAAATAADATTVGGPVVPPLDTSGMEALTGAVNRLEAILRPGEAVSNSAGHKRSALAKDLQAKLKEVKDLADGIAKKRLPPVANRRQEPWCRLISQHAKNPSIPINASHFTVGYATHHNLRLEGSYTNSLVCRLKHAKRGALLETYESKVVRVNGKALDKNAKITLSGGDEVVFSSPVRHAYIFEQLPEEKSSTSAISSTWCSIQQGQHSLIKDFKDIFSSKEPKVTSFYFGKGRPPLMPVGSSSDPDLVSSLCKTMEDQFNSEENTPFSWCPLLKEDLKNATIHPSDISETFDSCPYYLSENTQSALQSSAFVNLHCKDYIKFTKDISSLGQRVLLSGPTGTDIYQQYLVKALAKHFDARLLTVDSSMLFGGKTTKESESYKKGDRVRYIGSLQSTGIILDGESPPDFGSQGEICLPFEENRSSKVGVRFDEQIPGGIDLGGNCEVDHGLFCSVDSLCLDAPGWEIRSKHPFDVIIQFISEEIEHGPLILFLKDTERICGNNDSYRALKRKLKYFPAGAFIIGSHVQPDDHKEKANGSSLLLSKFPYSQAILDFAFQDFDRGTDKNKETSKAMKHLTKLFPNKVTIQPPRDELERSKWNQMLDRDVQVLKGNANISKIRSFLVKMGLECNDLETVCIKDRILTNECIDKIVGFALSHELKHSTIPDPSSGVCFTLSSESLKHGVDMLESVESNPKSSNLRKSLKDIATENEFEKRLLADVIPPEEIGVTFEDIGALESVKETLKELVMLPLQRPELFSRGQLMKPCKGILLFGPPGTGKTMLAKAVATEAGANFINISMSSISSKWFGEGEKFVKAVFSLASKISPSVIFVDEVDGMLGRRENPGEHEAMRKMKNEFMVNWDGLRTKDKERVLVLAATNRPFDLDEAVVRRLPRRLMVNLPDASNRRKILSVILAKEDLAADVDLEAVASLTEGYSGSDLKNLCITAAHLPIKDILEKEKKEKALAEAENRPLPQSYSSNDVRALRLSDFKQAHEQVCASVSSDSTNMNELVQWNDLYGEGGSRKKTTLSYFM; encoded by the exons ATGGTGGACAcgaggaggagcgcggcggcgaagcgcccggcggccgcggacgcggaggaggagaaggcggcggcgggggtgggggagagggagggggaaggggaggcggGTTCGGCtgaggcggcggggacgggggcggcggccgcggggtCGACGTCGGGGCGCAGGCCCGCGAAGCGCGGCAAG GtcgtggcgacggcggaggcgcatagcgggaaggaggaggaggaggcggcggcggcggcggccacggcggctgATGCTACTACTGTCGGCGGCCCGGTAGTGCCGCCGCTTGACACTTCCGGGATGGAGGCTCTGACCGGCGCCGTGAATAGGCTGGAGGCCATATTGAGGCCTGGGGAGGCGGTGTCGAATTCGGCCG GTCATAAGCGCAGCGCTCTTGCTAAGGATTTGCAAGCAAAGTTGAAGGAAGTGAAGGATTTGGCGGATGGCATCGCCAAAAAACGGCTGCCCCCAGTGGCCAACAGACGCCAGGAGCCCTGGTGCAGGTTAATATCCCAGCATGCTAAG AATCCTTCCATTCCTATTAATGCCTCCCATTTTACTGTTGGTTATGCAACACACCATAACCTGAGACTGGAAGGGTCATATACCAACTCACTTGTTTGTAGATTAAAGCATGCTAAG CGAGGTGCTCTTCTTGAAACCTACGAGTCCAAAGTTGTTCGTGTAAATGGCAAGGCTCTGGACAAGAATGCTAAAATTACATTATCTGGAGGGGATGAAGTTGTCTTTAGTTCACCTGTGAGGCATGCTTAT ATATTTGAGCAACTTCCAGAGGAGAAATCAAGCACATCAGCAATCTCCTCTACTTGGTGTAGTATTCAGCAGGGGCAGCATTCGCTTATCAAAGATTTTAAGgatattttttcatctaaGGAGCCCAAAGTAACATCATTTTACTTTGGAAAGGGTCGACCTCCTTTGATGCCTGTTG GATCATCATCTGATCCAGATCTGGTCAGTAGTTTATGTAAAACAATGGAGGACCAGTTTAACTCTGAAGAAAACACACCATTTTCTTGGTGTCCATTATTGAAGGAGGATTTGAAAAATGCAACAATTCACCCTAGTGATATCTCTGAGACATTTGATAGCTGTCCATATTATCTAAG TGAGAATACACAATCTGCTCTCCAGTCATCAGCATTTGTAAATTTGCATTGCAAGGACTATATCAAGTTCACAAAAGATATCTCTTCTCTTGGTCAGCGAGTACTGCTGTCTGGTCCAACAG GAACTGATATCTACCAACAATATCTGGTTAAGGCACTTGCGAAACACTTTGATGCTAGGTTGCTCACTGTAGACTCTTCCATGCTGTTTGGT GGGAAGACTACAAAGGAATCAGAATCATACAAAAAGG GTGATAGAGTGAGGTACATTGGTTCGTTACAGTCAACAGGCATTATCCTTGATGGAGAAAG TCCTCCAGATTTTGGTTCACAAGGTGAAATATGTCTTCCTTTCGAAGAGAATAGATCATCAAAGGTTGGAGTAAGATTTGATGAACAAATTCCGGGAGGTATTGATCTAGGAGGCAATTGTGAAGTtgatcatggtttattttgttcaG TTGATTCTTTATGCCTCGATGCTCCAGGATGGGAAATTAGATCTAAACATCCATTTGATGTGATTATTCAG TTTATCTCTGAAGAAATTGAGCATGGTCCTCTAATCCTATTTTTGAAGGACACTGAAAGAATCTGTGGGAATAATGATTCATATCGTGCTCTCAAGAGAAAGCTTAAATATTTCCCAGCAGGTGCTTTTATTATTGGTTCTCACGTACAGCCTGATGATCACAAAGAGAAG GCAAATGGCAGTTCTCTACTTCTTTCGAAGTTCCCATACAGTCAAGCGATACTTGACTTTGCATTTCAG GACTTTGATCGTGGAACTGACAAGAACAAAGAAACATCAAAGGCGATGAAGCATCTTACCAAGCTTTTCCCAAATAAAGTGACAATCCAGCCACCCAGA GATGAACTTGAGCGTTCAAAGTGGAACCAGATGCTAGATCGAGATGTTCAAGTTCTTAAAGGAAATGCAAACATTTCAAAAATTCGCTCA TTTCTAGTAAAGATGGGCTTGGAATGCAATGATCTTGAAACAGTATGTATTAAAGACCGTATCCTAACAAATGAGT GTATTGATAAAATAGTTGGTTTTGCTTTAAGTCATGAACTTAAGCACTCTACAATTCCAGACCCTTCAAGTGGCGTATGCTTCACTCTATCTAGTGAAAG CCTTAAGCATGGTGTCGACATGTTGGAAAGTGTGGAATCTAATCCGAAGAGCAGCAACTTAAGGAAGTCGCTCAAG GATATTGCTACTGAGAACGAATTTGAAAAGCGGCTTCTTGCTGATGTTATCCCCCCAGAAGAAATAGGTGTCACCTTTGAGGACATTGGGGCACTGGAAAGTGTCAAGGAAACTCTTAAGGAATTAGTGATGCTACCTTTGCAAAGACCTGAATTGTTTTCCAGAGGTCAACTTATGAAG CCATGCAAAGGAATACTACTTTTTGGCCCGCCTGGTACAGGAAAGACGATGCTGGCTAAAGCTGTGGCTACAGAGGCTGGTGCgaatttcataaatatatcaatGTCGAGCATCTCTTCAAAG TGGTTTGGTGAAGGTGAGAAGTTTGTGAAAGCTGTATTTTCACTGGCAAGCAAAATTTCTCCAAGTGTTATTTTCGTTGATGAG GTCGACGGCATGTTGGGTAGGCGTGAAAACCCTGGAGAACATGAAGCCATGCGTAAGATGAAAAATGAGTTTATGGTGAACTGGGATGGTCTAAGAACAAAAGATAAAGAACGTGTATTAGTACTTGCTGCAACTAATAGACCATTTGACCTTGATGAGGCTGTTGTTAGGAGGCTTCCTAGGCG GTTGATGGTGAATCTGCCAGATGCttcaaatagaagaaaaattcTTAGTGTGATACTAGCTAAAGAAGATTTGGCTGCGGATGTGGATCTTGAAGCTGTAGCTAGCTTGACGGAAGGGTATTCAGGCAGTGATCTCAAG AATCTGTGTATTACTGCTGCTCATCTTCCTATTAAAGATATCCTtgaaaaggagaagaag GAGAAAGCTTTAGCAGAGGCAGAAAATAGACCACTACCCCAATCATATTCGAGTAATGATGTTCGTGCCTTGAGACTAAGTGATTTCAAACAGGCACATGAACAG GTTTGTGCAAGCGTGTCTTCGGATTCAACTAACATGAATGAACTTGTTCAATGGAATGATCTTTATGGAGAAGGTGGATCGAGAAAAAAGACAACTCTAAGCTACTTTATGTAG
- the LOC102707849 gene encoding 60S ribosomal protein L23A-like: protein MAPKAAPAKKGDAKAQALKAAKAVKSGTAKKTTKKIRTSVTFHRPKTLKKARDPKYPRVSTPGRNKLDQYQILKYPLTTESAMKKIEDNNTLVFIVDLKADKKKIKAAVKKMYDIQAKKVNTLIRPDGKKKAYVKLTPDYDALDVANKIGII, encoded by the exons ATGGCTCCTAAAG CTGCTCCTGCCAAGAAGGGTGATGCCAAGGCCCAAGCCTTGAAGGCTGCCAAGGCTGTTAAGTCTGGGACAGCCAAGAAGACGACCAAGAAGATCCGCACGTCCGTGACATTTCACCGCCCCAAGACCCTGAAGAAGGCTAGGGACCCCAAGTACCCCAGAGTTAGTACCCCTGGAAGGAACAAGCTTGATCAGTACCAAATCCTGAAGTATCCTCTTACAACTGAGTCCGCAATGAAGAAGATTGAAGACAACAACACTCTGGTCTTCATTGTTGACCTCAAGGCTGACAAGAAGAAGATCAAGGCTGCTGTGAAGAAGATGTATGACATTCAGGCAAAGAAAGTGAACACTCTGATCAG GCCTGACGGGAAGAAGAAGGCTTACGTGAAGCTGACACCAGACTATGACGCTCTTGACGTGGCCAACAAGATTGGCATCATCTAA